From Chromohalobacter canadensis, one genomic window encodes:
- a CDS encoding SanA/YdcF family protein, translating to MPRENGRRGLIRWGWRLLKWCLVGVIFMFVVVVVLNIWVFAKTTGRIHHDTLVCDAEPVGLVFGTAEGLRGGGHNPYFSARMEAAAQLLRLGRVQHLLLSGDNRTRYYNEPVSMWRSLRTRNVGSDDMTLDYAGFSTFDSVVRARRVFGAEHVLLISQAWHLPRALFIADAVGLKAEGCAVPDGRVGGEWQLWLREWLARAATVGDIYLWGRVPYFLGPPETLPIRKKEE from the coding sequence ATGCCGCGAGAAAACGGTCGCCGGGGGCTGATCCGGTGGGGATGGCGACTGCTCAAGTGGTGTCTTGTCGGCGTGATCTTCATGTTCGTCGTGGTGGTGGTGCTCAACATCTGGGTGTTCGCCAAGACGACTGGCCGTATTCATCACGACACGCTTGTATGCGACGCTGAGCCGGTCGGGTTGGTCTTCGGGACCGCCGAAGGACTTCGTGGCGGCGGCCACAACCCCTATTTCTCTGCACGCATGGAAGCCGCGGCGCAATTGCTGCGTCTGGGGCGTGTCCAGCACCTCTTGTTGTCTGGTGACAACCGCACGCGCTACTACAACGAGCCTGTTTCGATGTGGCGCTCATTGCGTACTCGTAACGTCGGTAGTGACGATATGACCCTCGACTATGCTGGTTTCAGCACCTTCGACAGCGTGGTGCGGGCCCGCCGTGTCTTCGGGGCCGAGCACGTATTGTTGATATCGCAGGCATGGCACTTGCCGCGTGCCCTGTTCATCGCCGATGCGGTCGGCTTGAAGGCGGAGGGATGCGCCGTGCCAGATGGTCGGGTCGGGGGCGAGTGGCAGCTTTGGCTGCGCGAATGGCTGGCACGCGCAGCGACCGTCGGTGATATCTATCTGTGGGGAAGGGTGCCTTACTTTCTCGGGCCGCCTGAAACGTTGCCTATCCGCAAGAAGGAGGAGTAG
- the putP gene encoding sodium/proline symporter PutP, producing the protein MAIGVWISLFAYFVLMIGIGLYAMRTSTSTSEDYMLGGRTLSPKVAALSAGASDMSGWLLLGLPGAMFASGLGSAWIGIGLFVGAFFNWVLVAPRLREQTVHYGNAITIPAFLANRFPTRAMSLRTVSAIVIVVFFAVYTASGLVAGGKLFESAFSGVINIGGLSDYAVGVVITLGVVLVYTVVGGFLAVSMTDFVQGCIMMLALIIMPAVVIFGEGGGGFTQASQTLNDVDPTLLSWTDGLTFIGWLSAVAWGLGYFGQPHIIVRFMAIRTLKDVPIARNIGMSWMLISLVGAVSLGIFGRAYAIRNGMDIEDPETIFIILADLLFHPLITGFLYAALLAAIMSTVSSQLLVASSSLTEDFYRLFLRKQATEKETVTIGRASVVLVGLVAAFIASDPNSQVLGLVSNAWAGFGAAFGPLIILSLMWSRTNGAGAIAGMVVGAVTVMIWISLGWNASFMGGSGVYEIIPGFIASFIAILVVSSMTNDAGEYKQISR; encoded by the coding sequence ATGGCTATTGGTGTTTGGATCAGCCTTTTTGCTTATTTTGTGCTCATGATCGGCATAGGCCTTTATGCCATGCGCACATCCACATCCACGTCTGAAGATTACATGTTGGGGGGCCGCACCCTCAGCCCTAAAGTGGCGGCCCTGTCGGCCGGTGCTTCTGACATGAGTGGCTGGTTGCTATTGGGCTTGCCTGGGGCGATGTTCGCCTCTGGCCTGGGCTCGGCCTGGATCGGTATCGGCCTATTCGTCGGGGCATTCTTCAACTGGGTGCTGGTCGCACCACGCCTTCGTGAACAGACGGTTCACTATGGCAATGCGATCACCATTCCAGCCTTCCTGGCAAACCGATTCCCGACTAGGGCAATGTCGCTGAGGACGGTATCCGCCATCGTCATCGTCGTCTTCTTCGCGGTTTACACGGCATCCGGCCTAGTGGCAGGCGGCAAGCTGTTCGAAAGCGCGTTTTCCGGCGTTATCAACATTGGTGGTCTGAGCGATTACGCTGTCGGTGTCGTCATCACTCTGGGTGTGGTGCTTGTCTATACGGTTGTCGGCGGCTTTTTGGCCGTGAGCATGACGGACTTCGTGCAAGGCTGCATCATGATGCTGGCTCTGATCATCATGCCAGCGGTCGTGATCTTCGGCGAAGGTGGCGGCGGTTTTACCCAAGCCTCGCAGACCCTGAATGACGTCGATCCCACGCTGCTATCGTGGACGGATGGACTGACCTTCATCGGTTGGCTGTCAGCAGTGGCCTGGGGGCTGGGTTATTTCGGGCAACCGCACATCATCGTGCGCTTCATGGCCATTCGAACGCTGAAGGATGTGCCTATTGCTCGAAACATCGGCATGAGCTGGATGCTCATCTCCCTGGTCGGCGCGGTCTCTCTGGGGATATTCGGCCGGGCCTATGCAATCCGCAATGGTATGGACATCGAGGATCCGGAAACGATCTTCATCATTCTAGCGGACCTGCTGTTCCATCCGCTGATCACCGGCTTCCTCTATGCGGCACTGCTCGCGGCGATCATGAGCACCGTGTCCAGCCAGCTTCTGGTGGCATCTTCATCACTGACCGAGGACTTCTACCGCCTGTTCCTGCGTAAGCAGGCAACGGAAAAGGAGACCGTCACAATAGGTCGAGCTAGTGTTGTATTGGTTGGCTTGGTGGCAGCCTTCATTGCATCTGACCCGAACTCTCAGGTTCTGGGGCTGGTCAGTAACGCCTGGGCAGGCTTCGGTGCGGCATTCGGCCCATTGATCATCTTGTCGCTGATGTGGTCGCGCACAAACGGCGCTGGCGCCATCGCAGGCATGGTCGTGGGTGCCGTCACCGTCATGATCTGGATTTCATTGGGCTGGAACGCGTCGTTCATGGGAGGTTCCGGTGTATACGAGATCATTCCTGGCTTCATCGCTTCCTTCATTGCCATCCTCGTGGTGAGCAGCATGACCAACGATGCCGGGGAATATAAGCAAATCTCTCGCTAA
- a CDS encoding GtrA family protein produces the protein MSRLAGEAGTAARFGLVGVIATGSHLLVAGVLLGLWPGMSEFVANLVAFLAAFQVSLIGHRRVTFRRRGRATRFFLVAALGFALNNGVLAALLAVTPLSGFIAVAIATLMVPVLTYLASRFWAFGEPP, from the coding sequence ATGAGTCGGCTGGCGGGAGAGGCCGGAACCGCTGCGCGCTTCGGGCTCGTCGGGGTCATTGCCACAGGGAGCCATTTGCTGGTGGCGGGCGTGCTGCTCGGGCTCTGGCCGGGGATGTCCGAATTCGTGGCGAATCTCGTGGCATTTTTGGCGGCTTTTCAGGTGTCGTTGATCGGGCATCGACGGGTTACCTTTCGTCGGCGTGGCCGGGCAACGCGTTTTTTCCTGGTGGCGGCGTTGGGATTCGCTCTTAATAACGGGGTATTGGCCGCCTTGTTGGCCGTAACCCCGCTAAGCGGCTTTATCGCCGTGGCGATCGCGACATTGATGGTGCCGGTGCTCACTTACCTGGCATCGCGCTTCTGGGCCTTCGGCGAGCCACCGTGA
- a CDS encoding ATP-dependent zinc protease family protein, whose protein sequence is MKALPYQAKAVIGRREMVTLPELGLTLCAKIDTGARTSALHAENIETFERQEHLWVRFITRSGGPDAPVHTLELPLYDHRKVKNSNGFEQWRYVIRTQMQLGGLDYPIELTLTDRRSMRHPMLLGRRALRRLLVAPGAAFLHGEP, encoded by the coding sequence ATGAAAGCACTGCCCTATCAAGCCAAGGCTGTCATCGGTCGGCGCGAAATGGTCACCCTGCCGGAGCTGGGGCTGACGCTGTGCGCTAAAATCGATACGGGGGCGCGCACCTCGGCATTGCACGCCGAAAACATCGAGACATTCGAGCGGCAAGAGCATCTTTGGGTTCGTTTCATCACGCGCAGCGGCGGGCCCGACGCCCCAGTGCATACGCTGGAACTACCGCTTTACGACCACCGCAAGGTCAAGAACTCCAACGGGTTCGAGCAATGGCGCTACGTCATCCGAACGCAAATGCAACTCGGGGGGCTCGACTATCCTATCGAGCTGACCTTGACCGACCGGCGTAGCATGCGCCACCCCATGCTGCTTGGACGGCGCGCATTGCGCCGCCTTTTGGTCGCGCCCGGCGCGGCCTTCCTGCACGGCGAACCCTGA
- a CDS encoding YqcC family protein, with protein MTAHDALMKALENLVATLRSVDMWRVEEPSAAAFASQQPFCVDTMAMPQWLRYVFVARLETLAEAESPLPASCDVAPAVDTWLKDASPSVRRVVTEAVAEVDRVVTEA; from the coding sequence ATGACGGCTCATGACGCCTTGATGAAGGCATTGGAAAACTTGGTCGCGACATTGCGCAGTGTCGATATGTGGCGAGTGGAGGAGCCATCCGCAGCGGCTTTCGCCAGTCAGCAGCCATTTTGCGTCGATACCATGGCGATGCCGCAGTGGCTGCGCTATGTCTTCGTGGCGCGGCTTGAAACGCTGGCCGAAGCCGAGTCACCGTTACCGGCGTCCTGCGATGTAGCGCCCGCTGTGGATACCTGGCTGAAGGACGCCTCGCCCAGCGTGCGTCGCGTGGTCACCGAAGCCGTGGCCGAGGTGGATCGGGTCGTCACCGAGGCGTGA
- a CDS encoding glycosyltransferase family 2 protein encodes MELSSSTGEEGQREEPGTGWLLSIVVPVMNEEAAIPGFMQAICDALDGHIAQWEVLFIDDGSQDATLTSLRHAYERDARVRYLSLTRNFGKEAALSAGLAHARGDAIVPMDVDLQDPPEVIIEFVRLWREEDYDMVYGVRGTRDEDTHTKRATAGLFYRFFNRMAETPIPRNAGDFRLMDRCVVDAINRLPERSRFMKGLFSWPGYRTTGVYYARPSRETGQSKFNYWKLWNFALDGVVSFSTWPLRIWSYFGAVIALIAFLYIVLLVGRVVLFGSDVPGYASLMTAILFFGGMQLLSIGVLGEYVGRLFIEAKHRPLYLVAEDSDTPRSSRRRGDNEP; translated from the coding sequence ATGGAATTATCATCGTCGACGGGCGAGGAGGGACAGAGAGAAGAGCCCGGTACTGGTTGGTTGTTGTCCATCGTGGTGCCTGTCATGAACGAAGAGGCCGCCATTCCGGGGTTCATGCAGGCGATCTGTGACGCGCTTGATGGCCATATTGCGCAGTGGGAAGTGCTCTTCATCGATGATGGGTCGCAGGATGCGACCCTGACAAGCTTGCGCCACGCATATGAGCGGGACGCTCGCGTACGCTATCTTTCGTTGACCCGTAACTTCGGCAAGGAGGCGGCGCTGTCGGCGGGGCTAGCGCATGCGCGTGGCGATGCCATCGTACCCATGGATGTCGACCTCCAGGACCCGCCAGAGGTGATTATCGAATTCGTACGCCTGTGGCGTGAGGAAGACTATGACATGGTCTATGGCGTACGCGGCACCCGTGACGAGGACACGCATACCAAACGTGCCACCGCCGGCTTGTTCTATCGCTTCTTCAACCGTATGGCAGAGACGCCGATTCCGCGTAACGCGGGAGATTTCCGGCTCATGGATCGGTGCGTGGTCGACGCCATCAACCGCTTGCCGGAACGCAGTCGGTTCATGAAGGGGTTATTCTCCTGGCCGGGGTATCGCACCACCGGGGTTTACTACGCACGCCCTTCCCGCGAGACGGGGCAGAGTAAATTCAACTACTGGAAACTGTGGAACTTCGCCCTGGATGGCGTGGTGAGTTTTTCCACCTGGCCGTTGCGGATCTGGTCCTACTTCGGTGCAGTGATCGCCTTGATCGCTTTCTTGTACATCGTGTTGCTGGTGGGGCGTGTAGTGCTATTTGGCAGCGACGTGCCCGGCTATGCGTCGCTGATGACGGCGATCCTGTTTTTCGGCGGCATGCAATTGTTGTCGATCGGCGTGCTGGGGGAATACGTGGGACGCCTCTTCATCGAGGCCAAGCATCGGCCGCTCTACCTGGTTGCCGAAGATAGCGATACGCCACGATCATCGCGCCGTCGAGGAGATAACGAGCCATGA
- the rimK gene encoding 30S ribosomal protein S6--L-glutamate ligase, with the protein MHIGILSRNRRLYSTRRLIEAAEARGHTARVVDTLRCYMNIASHRPSIHYKGEEIEPFDAIVPRIGASVTFYGCAVLRQFEMMSTYVLNDSVSITRSRDKLRSLQLLSRKGLGLPVTGFAHSPDDIPDLITMVKGAPLVIKLLEGTQGIGVVLAETNQAAESVIQAFMGMKANIMVQEYIKEAKGADVRCLVIGDKVVAAMKRQALEGEFRSNLHRGGTASVIRITPEERSTAIRAAKAMGLRVAGVDLLRSNHGPVIMEVNSSPGLQGIETATGKDIAGQIIDYIAKNGVTPRKAPPKPKG; encoded by the coding sequence ATGCACATCGGCATTCTTTCACGTAATCGCAGACTGTACTCCACACGGCGTCTGATCGAGGCTGCCGAAGCGCGCGGGCACACTGCCCGGGTGGTCGATACGCTACGCTGCTATATGAACATCGCTTCACATCGGCCGTCGATTCACTACAAAGGCGAGGAAATCGAACCGTTTGACGCTATCGTGCCGCGCATCGGCGCGTCCGTCACCTTCTACGGCTGCGCCGTGTTGCGTCAGTTCGAGATGATGAGTACCTATGTGCTCAACGACTCGGTCTCGATCACGCGTTCGCGCGACAAGCTACGCTCACTGCAATTGCTGTCACGCAAGGGGCTGGGGCTACCGGTCACTGGGTTCGCCCATTCACCGGACGATATTCCTGACCTCATCACCATGGTCAAGGGCGCACCGCTGGTCATCAAACTGCTCGAGGGGACTCAGGGCATCGGCGTGGTTCTGGCGGAAACCAACCAGGCCGCCGAATCGGTCATCCAGGCCTTCATGGGCATGAAAGCCAACATCATGGTCCAGGAGTACATCAAGGAGGCCAAGGGCGCCGATGTGCGCTGCCTGGTGATTGGCGACAAGGTTGTCGCCGCCATGAAGCGTCAGGCGCTCGAAGGTGAGTTCCGTTCCAACCTTCACCGTGGCGGCACCGCCAGCGTCATACGTATCACCCCGGAAGAACGCTCCACGGCCATCCGCGCCGCCAAGGCGATGGGCCTGCGCGTCGCCGGTGTGGATCTACTACGCTCCAATCACGGCCCCGTGATCATGGAGGTCAATTCCTCACCGGGCTTGCAAGGTATCGAAACCGCCACAGGCAAGGATATTGCCGGACAGATCATCGACTACATCGCGAAAAATGGTGTCACCCCGCGCAAGGCGCCTCCCAAACCCAAGGGCTGA
- a CDS encoding DUF3549 family protein, with amino-acid sequence MQSITTLSEFFQRTGAEVRLFDMGRRIAPFEFSRLTEFEAGATPWPLPWNGQARLACAFRLGNDTASEPLIWFLALPLDEQGMLVPGPRDAFLERLVETLGRTVESVGRDDAPHIDNLMRDNPLVFNPELTQQAVLHAQAARDFAQPASKHHALVYAYLIDADTSVNWQMLGLQGIADLVARLESGEEARLAERIPALPVEVLQPLCYCMEHQDLASACVEPLRERAEQAARSGDLETVCAVIRALGGSRDSRVGAWYDTLLDDPAACGPDVLAAIAARGWVHLEDEQRLPRFLTRLAETPQANFTALVRDLALVPRLRLPVLMTLRQASADSPIGLRLAELDR; translated from the coding sequence ATGCAGTCGATCACCACGCTCAGTGAATTTTTCCAACGTACCGGTGCGGAAGTACGCCTTTTCGACATGGGGCGCCGCATCGCGCCTTTCGAATTCTCTCGGCTCACCGAATTCGAAGCCGGCGCCACCCCCTGGCCTTTGCCCTGGAACGGCCAAGCGCGCCTGGCATGCGCTTTCCGCCTGGGCAACGATACCGCAAGCGAGCCCTTGATCTGGTTCTTGGCTTTGCCCTTGGATGAGCAAGGCATGCTGGTCCCCGGACCACGCGACGCCTTCCTCGAACGCTTGGTCGAGACCCTGGGGCGCACGGTGGAAAGCGTCGGGCGCGACGATGCACCGCACATCGACAACTTGATGCGCGACAATCCCTTGGTCTTTAATCCCGAGCTCACGCAACAGGCCGTGTTGCATGCCCAGGCCGCCCGCGACTTTGCCCAACCGGCCAGCAAGCACCACGCGCTCGTCTACGCCTACCTGATCGATGCCGACACCAGCGTCAACTGGCAAATGCTCGGCCTGCAGGGAATTGCCGATCTCGTGGCCCGCCTCGAAAGTGGTGAAGAGGCTCGCTTGGCTGAGCGCATCCCCGCGCTACCGGTCGAGGTCCTGCAACCGCTTTGCTACTGTATGGAACATCAAGACTTGGCTTCGGCATGCGTGGAGCCGCTTCGCGAACGCGCCGAACAAGCAGCGCGCTCAGGGGATCTCGAAACCGTATGCGCAGTAATTCGCGCTCTGGGCGGCAGTCGCGATTCACGGGTCGGTGCCTGGTACGATACGCTACTCGACGACCCAGCGGCCTGTGGCCCCGATGTACTCGCCGCCATCGCCGCGCGCGGCTGGGTGCATCTTGAGGATGAGCAACGCTTGCCGCGGTTTCTCACACGACTAGCGGAAACGCCACAAGCAAACTTTACCGCACTGGTACGTGACCTGGCGCTTGTGCCACGCTTGCGCCTACCGGTATTAATGACGCTGCGCCAAGCGAGTGCCGACTCTCCTATCGGCTTGCGCTTGGCCGAACTGGATCGTTGA
- the sufT gene encoding putative Fe-S cluster assembly protein SufT, with protein MDQLRSLYKGQEMPLQRDVEAISIPFGKSVTLTEDSIVSVMQAKGGTVSVGFEGRMFLIEGHDLDALGLEAVSRASLPEGASDEQLEAFIWAQLRTCFDPEIPVNIVDLGLVYGCRIEHLLSGETMVTIRMTLTAPGCGMGEVIAEDARRKLQGAAQVSKVHVEIVFDPPWSREMMTEEARLELGMF; from the coding sequence ATGGATCAACTGCGAAGCCTCTACAAGGGGCAGGAAATGCCCTTGCAGCGCGATGTCGAGGCGATCTCGATTCCCTTCGGCAAGAGCGTGACCTTGACCGAGGACAGTATCGTCTCGGTGATGCAGGCCAAGGGCGGAACCGTCAGTGTCGGTTTCGAGGGACGCATGTTCCTGATCGAGGGGCACGACCTCGATGCCTTGGGGCTCGAGGCAGTGTCGCGTGCGTCTCTCCCCGAAGGGGCCAGCGACGAGCAGCTCGAGGCCTTCATATGGGCGCAGCTGCGCACCTGTTTCGACCCGGAAATTCCAGTCAATATCGTCGATCTGGGACTGGTCTACGGATGCCGTATCGAGCATCTTCTGAGTGGCGAGACCATGGTGACCATTCGCATGACATTGACGGCGCCGGGCTGTGGCATGGGTGAGGTGATCGCCGAAGATGCCCGACGCAAGCTCCAGGGCGCTGCGCAAGTGTCCAAGGTGCATGTCGAGATCGTTTTCGACCCTCCCTGGAGCCGTGAGATGATGACGGAGGAGGCGAGGCTGGAACTGGGCATGTTCTAG
- a CDS encoding OmpW/AlkL family protein, whose product MTKTKLFSALVLAGTCAFGTQAALAYDAGDFFVRGDIAKSDMDDSHVDDESGFMGSIGYLFHDKMGVALSSSEKFEHDFSANGVDGDFEQRPINLTLQYYPLGGTDSRVQPYAGAGVNYTKFSSENLANGQSADMDESWGAVGELGVDLFVTENLAFNGFASYTDVDSDIDINGSSAGSVDLDPVTVGGGLSYRF is encoded by the coding sequence ATGACCAAGACCAAACTTTTTTCCGCTCTCGTACTGGCCGGCACCTGCGCTTTCGGTACCCAAGCCGCTCTCGCCTATGACGCAGGCGACTTCTTCGTACGCGGCGATATCGCCAAGAGCGATATGGATGACAGCCATGTCGACGACGAGAGTGGTTTCATGGGTAGCATCGGCTACCTCTTCCACGACAAGATGGGTGTCGCTCTAAGCTCCAGCGAAAAGTTCGAGCACGACTTCTCGGCCAATGGGGTCGACGGCGACTTCGAGCAGCGCCCGATCAATCTGACGCTGCAATACTATCCGCTGGGTGGCACTGACTCGCGCGTTCAGCCCTATGCCGGCGCCGGTGTCAACTACACCAAGTTCTCCAGCGAAAACCTCGCCAACGGTCAGAGCGCCGATATGGACGAATCCTGGGGTGCTGTCGGTGAACTAGGCGTCGACCTGTTCGTGACCGAGAACCTGGCCTTCAATGGCTTCGCCAGCTACACCGATGTGGACTCCGACATCGACATCAATGGCAGCTCAGCCGGCTCGGTCGATCTGGACCCGGTCACCGTGGGTGGCGGTCTCAGCTATCGCTTCTAA